The nucleotide window GTTTAAGTATTCAAACGTTCATATTAATAGACAATGTAAAAGCTGCAGGCTCTTACATAAAAAATGGTTTTCTTGTATATTATTAGGGACTCGGGAAAAGCTCGCAAAAAGGATCGTGAAAACAGGCATTTAAAGCTTTTAGCTGGCAATAGATCACTGTTTCTTTTACCTTGTTAGTAACGTCCATAAAACGAATTCTTAGGTGATCCGACTGTAAAGTCAAACATATTAATATATCATTTAAAATATGTATTGGATGTAAATTAAAAAGGAGATATATAGCTTGGTAAGTGAAATGACTCCAACCCGAAGAGTTCTGGCAGCAGTGCTAGGAGGCAGAGTTGACTACGTACCCCCTGCAAACCCCCTCGCTCAGACCACAACGGAATTGATGCAGATATGCAATGCTTCGTGGCCAAAAGCCCACTTTGACAGCAAGATGATGGCAGATCTTGCAGCTGCTCCCTATGAAGTATGCGGTGTTGAGGCTGCACGTCCTCAGTTTGATATTTCTCTCGAAGCAGAAACTATGGGGTGCAAGCTTGACTGGGATAAAACGGAAAGACCCCCAGTAACCAGCCCTGCTTATACGAATCCTGCTGACATAACCTGGTCCGACAACCTGGAAGAAAACGGAAGAATTCCGGTAGTCCTTGGAGCAATCGACGAATTAAGGAAACGTTACGACGGCATGCTTCCTATCATCCCCGGCCTTACCGCTCCTTTTACGGTAGCAGGTCACATAGCAGGCGTAGAAAATATGGCTAGATGGACAAAGACCGACCCTGAAAAGGCCCATTCTTTCATTGAAGCAGCAACTGATTTCGTGGTAGCTTACGGGAAATTA belongs to Methanosarcina barkeri 3 and includes:
- a CDS encoding MtaA/CmuA family methyltransferase; the protein is MVSEMTPTRRVLAAVLGGRVDYVPPANPLAQTTTELMQICNASWPKAHFDSKMMADLAAAPYEVCGVEAARPQFDISLEAETMGCKLDWDKTERPPVTSPAYTNPADITWSDNLEENGRIPVVLGAIDELRKRYDGMLPIIPGLTAPFTVAGHIAGVENMARWTKTDPEKAHSFIEAATDFVVAYGKLQAAYGAHILFLADPSASSNLISAETYREFVLPAHKRMAKEISCPQILHICGDASKLLPYIKQSGIDCFSFDTVPVWYCRQVMGNEMSILGSLDVIDLMPNGTPEQVYNRTRECILQGTDIIGTACGVSSGTPLENLRAYVRACKETPIPRYDDVEDLIRQIGIGIGKNMKENVLGGMKE